The genomic interval NNNNNNNNNNNNNNNNNNNNNNNNNNNNNNNNNNNNNNNNNNNNNNNNNNNNNNNNNNNNNNNNNNNNNNNNNNNNNNNNNNNNNNNNNNNNNNNNNNNNNNNNNNNNNNNNNNNNNNNNNNNNNNNNNNNNNNNNNNNNNNNNNNNNNNNNNNNNNNNNNNNNNNNNNNNNNNNNNNNNNNNNNNNNNNNNNNNNNNNNNNNNNNNNNNNNNNNNNNNNNNNNNNNNNNNNNNNNNNNNNNNNNNNNNNNNNNNNNNNNNNNNNNNNNNNNNNNNNNNNNNNNNNNNNNNNNNNNNNNNNNNNNNNNNNNNNNNNNNNNNNNNNNNNNNNNNNNNNNNNNNNNNNNNNNNNNNNNNNNNNNNNNNNNNNNNNNNNNNNNNNNNNNNNNNNNNNNNNNNNNNNCAGATGAAACTCCTCAAATTAATTAGGAAAGACCAGAAGAAAATTCTTCAGCGCTTCACTCATTTTCAGAATTCTTTGGTTCAGTTTGGgctcattcttgaatgggttaccaaacacttggttcctactattgctcctggagatcatcctcctGAGCTACCAGCCCAGCCAAACTCTGATGTTCCATCTCCTTCATCCTCATCAGATGACCCAGCCTCCTCAGATTAAATCTGTTGTTATTTCTTTTTGCTGCtgccaaattcagggggagaatgattatgtttttatgttatgTTTTCTGTCTAGTGATTATGTTCAAGCTGTTAAAACTGTTGTGGTATTGATGTGTTGCTTATGAACCCATGTTTATGCTTTGTTGAAcaaattattatctaattatcaTGATGTCATATGTTTGGTTAAAATCATGTTatttcaacactttggcatacatttagggggagtaatgatttttagttttaaaaattattacacatataattgagggggagcataaacattttatctttgtcttatttaaaatcataatctaaagaattttgtcatcatcaaaaagggggagattgttgagacaaaatctctcaaatgattttaatgataacaaaattacttaagagattatgattgtggttaatgactaacatgtgctcttgagtgtattcatataagataataggttattaatcattaaggcaaaaagaagaaaaaagtgattctggcctgaggatggaaaaccctcgtgaggatggaaattgctgcaagcgcgaggatggaaattgctgcaagttgaaaaactccagatctggacaatctgatttctcaccagaatattgtgtttattcaattgtatatcaatgtcaaacatgaataaacaaagcattcaaaagtaagagtcaaaaggtcaaaagaaaaaggtgaatatggctagatctagtatgtaaaggataggctagcaaaagtgaaagcaacctatcaagcatgtgcaaaggtcaaaatctgaacatttaatgggcttgtacgttttaattcataaagaagtcaagttaacaaaaggcaactcgaaacaagccaaaaatggaagatcacatgttgctgccagatctgatcctcggactgagtatgacagtcctatgtcataaagtggctttttctctcttgtccacatcacctcaaaagatgaagccaacctagaccttaaagacttcgaaaaatgcagctcagaaacagccttgcactttgattaaagagaaaaagcaaggacatgtcaagatcaaagctatgctgcaagaggatgggttctgcctaagcctaacaagctgagtggcagttctgtaattttgatgaaaaccttggatcctttgaaaatgagctccaacggtcatcaaaggcttggatctctataaaatgcatacaagctctccattggaagacacacaacacacttgcataaaaagatcaagtatcttaaaactttcaagaagcaaatcacatcctcccttattactttctttgatcctacactatatctttgtatatcccttgagaaagtattaagtatcaatcactctcattctactttgtaatttcctagtgagtgaagcttggaaatatttggaaattgattgtaagcttggtgaagcttgataatacacagttgtaatcatcctcgggttgaggattgatccgttttgaaagttagtgaaatctcacaagggtgtgaggactggacgtagccatctttgggtgaaccagtataaaattgtgtgtgtccctcatattctgctcctatCTTTTTTGctcagcttagatctaacgatttaaaaatctcatcctcgagctagccatcctcagcgagaggatagtttttaaaaacacttaaaataatttttagcagcaaaatccctattcaacccccccttctagtgatatttagctacatcaaaaTCCACCACTGAATATTGTGCCTATGTTTGGGGAAATTTAGTTTCttggagaagtaagaaacaaggGGTTGTTGCTTGAAGCAGTGCAGAAGCTGAATTCAGAGCAATGGCTCAAGGAATCTGTGAACTTTTATGGATTCGTAAACTCTTGGACGaactgaaaatgaaagttgactcACCCTTAAAATTGTTTTGTGATAGCAAAGCAGCAATAAGTATAGCTCACAACCCTGTACAACATGAtagaaccaagcatattgagattgaccgccatttcataaaagaaaaaattgatgctgGAGTTATATGTTTGCCATTTGTGACTTCCAATCAGCAAATTGTTGATATCTTGACAAAAAGTTTGGCAAAACCCAATTTTGAGCGACTTATAGCCAAGTTGGGCATGACAGATATCTATGCACCAACTTGAGGGGGGGTGTTGAAGAATCGagagaaattagattttattctcttttattttatattattatgtttatttttattttgtcattattactcagttttactattgtaatttcttttcctatataaacagcttagggctgtaataataaaacatgaaagtattttctcttttactttcttcactTCCCATAGTATACACCGTTTCAGTTTAGCCCCAAACTTACTTTTGATCCTTGTTTTGATTTTACTCGTTACTTCACACACTAAAATCAATATGGTCCATGTATTATTAGTATTGAGCTCAAAGAGCTTGCAGGAAAGGATGGAAGATCTAGGAAAGGAGATGATCAGTACCAAGGTCCTTCACATCCCAGCCCAAGAACAATATGTTGGTTTTCTGACCAAGGCATTGTCAACtagaaaattgtttttattaagaaataaaagtttGTCTTTAATGTTTATTGATCAATCTACCCTAAGCTTGAAGGATGGAGGAATGTAAGAGAAAGCAGTAGTGCCATCATAAACTGTACAGGTATGGCCATCCATCAATGGCAATGTCAGTTAGTCTTATGTTCAACGAGTGAATACAATTACAGAGTAGGCTTTCAGCTCTTTCTCTCCTCTGTTTTCCATCTGTTGAGAGTCCCACATTGAATGAAATATGACCTGAAAATGAGTTTATAAGTGGGAGGCATCCCTTAACTTACAAGTCAATTTTGTAGGGTTGAGTTAGATTCAAAACAAATTCTAAGACTCATTTTCTCACACTTCCTAACAGTTTCTGTTGGTTCTCTAATATCTTATACTCCATTTTTTGCTTTTGAATTTGTCCACAAATGAAGTAATAATGATACTGAATTCATAATAAGGTCTTTACTTATAAACAAAGAGCAAGCAGACACAGCAATTAAAGTAGTAGTATATTAATGTAGCTTTTCTAACCTATTCTGGGTACTGCTTTCTTCTCTTGCAAAAACTTCATGttcttctttgttatttttgtttgtacTGCTTGTGTCACTAGAATAATGTCTTCGCATTGCACTTTGTGCCAGCCGAAGCAAGCTATCTCTGATGCAGAGTCTTGTTTTGACATCTAACTGTAGAAAAAGTTTGCCTCGGGATTGAAGCCATGTCCCCAATTAGTATACAAGGAAACAATCATACTGTAAAGCATATATTAGCAAATAGCAACTCAACAATACCTTTGATATAATATCCTGAAGCCTGTGCAGTATGGTTTCTTCAACAAAATCATCATCAATTGCCAGAGATATTGTATTAGAATCATCTTGTTCAATTGGCAGGTCTGGAGCAGGAAGAGTATTTAGATCTTCAATGTTAGGATCAGTCCTATCGCTAAGATGAGTTTGAATTTCTGGGTGGCATTTTTGAGCGATGGATTTACTAGTGCAAGGAACTTGGTGGCCCAATACTTGCTGTTGTTTCTGAATAGCTAGCATTGCCTGCATTTGCTGCCGCCGcctcaatttttcaattttctccTGAGGAGTCATAGTTTGAGGCTTGACTAAGCCCTCATAACTTTTCAAGGGATTCACCATACCAGGAGATGTTTCATACCCAGAAAGCACATACTGATGCCTAAGATTTCCCAACTGAATCTGTGATAGCATTGGCATTGCAGGATATGTGTTGGTAAGATTACCATACACAAAAGGTGCCAAATATGGATTTATGATGTTCTGATATAGTGTTTCAGGTCCTGGGAGTTGCTTCAGTTGCCCAAGAattgaagaggaagaagattgCAAGACAGAAGGTGTCAATTGATTCTCAAACTGTCTTGCCGATGTCGCTGAAGAGGACCAATTACCATAAAAGTCCTGCAAACCTTTCCCCTCTTgttttatttgtgattttttctGAGTTTTCAACTGATTCATTGGCCTATAAATCTGCATATATACACAATAACAAAGATGAAATCCTTGAATGACTTTGAAGGAAACAGGTGAAATTCAGTGTGCAACCATGTAGAGAAAATCAAGCATATATACAAAATCAAAAAGATGAAATCCTTGGATGACTTTGAAGGAAACAGGTGAAATTCTTGGAACGTGATTATTCCAAGGGTGTGCAACCATGTAAAGAAAAtcatgcaaatttaatcaaaccAATTGCACACGGTGAAGGATACAACAAAACTAGTGATTCCTAAAGATGCTAAAATACAACTAGAAAgttctaaataaaaatgagagtCGGAGAAAGAAGTGATAAAGTTTTCAGAACTTTTCCATCTCAAGCAACTGACGTTGTTGTTTGACCAATTTGGGGTTTCCTTTCCCCTAGTGCCCCAACTTTTGGTTCATTGGCCTTAGTCTTGGTTCTAACATAGAAGTCACTACAAGTTTTGATCCTAGAAGGGCAATACAGGAAGTGCTGACTCATTTAAGGAAGGATAAAGAAGGAACAACTCGAAACTTATGAATTATGATTCTCCCACTGAAGTTGAGGGAAAGTGAGGAAAGACTCAGTATATGGAGACCTGGATGAGGAAAAGTCAGTTTAAATACTTTTTGACAAgcaattaaagaaaataaaattgaaataaccCTACAATCATTATGAGTCTTCTAACTAATGGCTTCTAGCATTTGTTCAAATGAGCATCTCCATCTCAAAATTTTCGAAAACTAACTTCTCCTTAGGCacgaaataaattataaattataaaggcTATTTTTAGTTAAGAATCAAATTCTTATCTCACTTCAGAAGTTCCTACAAGACTCCACTGATGGAGGGGAATGAGGTGTTTAGGTTAAAAAATACCCTATATGTGTCAAAGCAGTCATGGTACTTGGTTTGGAATACTAGCATAGCCGAGGTGATGatacattttatcattaaacATTCATAAGAAAGTGAACTCACTATTCTATTAGTctatgtggatgatatgatcCCATATAGTGATGAAGTTGTTAAGAAACAAATCCTAAAAAGAAAAGTTAGCAGCTCAATTTAAGATGAAAGCCCTTGGGAAATTAAGTACTTCATGGGATTCAGGATGTCTACTCTAAACAAGGTTTCTTCGTCTACCAAAGAAAATATGTTCTTGATCTCCTTAAACAAATAGGTAAGTTGAGTTCCAAAGACATTGGAGTACCAATTGCATAGAATCAATTTCACAAACAGACAAGGAGGAGAAAAGAAGAGGAAGATTAAAATAGAAAAGTGTGACACTCGAGGCTAACAAGGGCAGAAAGTGATTTCCGTCTTCTGGTAGAAAAAGATTAGGCATAGACAAGGAACGACTCCTAGAAGGGTTCTAGGCACAAGAGAATAGGAATAACTGAGTTCACATCAAAATGAGAAGGCCCTAAGGCTATGTGGGTATGAGACTTTACAGTTGAAGGAAAGCCTAAAAGAATTGATTGGTATTAGCTATATGAACAAACTGCACTATCTTTTCGGAAACCCATAACTTCATAATTTCATAGTTAAGCATGTTTGACTTAGAGAAATTTTAAAGAATTGTTACTTTTCAGGGAATTTTTCCCAGAGTGTATGTGAGCGAGGATAAAACATGttcataatatttttgttgatttttgggGACAATCATTAACTTGAAAAGCAATTTGAGCTATACCAAGAAGGCTATATATGTGTTGTCTGTCGCTGTAGAGGATGAGTTGTCATAGCAAATGAAAGGACTAAAATACAATGAATGAGGCATGGAATACCCTAGCAACACTATTCACAGAGAAAAGTTATCTGAAGTTACAATGGTGGGAGAATGAACGCATGTCTCTTCAACAAGGGGACACAATGACAAGCCAATATTTCACCAAAGAAAAATCCATTTGTAATGGAGAATGAACACATGTCTCTTCAACAAGGGGACACAATGATCAGCCAATATTTCAACAAAGCAAAATCCATTTATAATGAAATTGGAATGTTGGACTCAGTGAGGCAAAGAAAAGAAGGATCTGATGAGGTAATATAGGTATGTACATGGTTCGTGTTTCAAGCTAAAATGACACttcagttattttttaaaatttttacaaaaagaaaccataaaaatcctttttccagctatctttgcTATTCCCACGATCACCGCTGTTGCGGTGGTAGCGAAACAGTCATAGCGTATCGGATATCATAGCGTTTGCCCAAAACCCACTATGCAATAACCCTAAAGCGGTTATTTAACAACACTGCATGAAGGGGCATATTGGGGAAAACACAAGTCCCGCACTAACTAGAGATAATGCCTGAAAAAGGCTTATAAAGAATGAGTATCTCTCACCTTACAAGTAAGTTCTGTGGCATTGAGTTAGGCTAAAATCGAAGATAACCCAATGAGTTTATCTTTAGGGAAATTTGGTTTATGAGAAGGTTGATAAAATAGTTAGCAGAAACTAGGAAGCAATTATGTAAGGTAGCATTTTACTAATATTTATATGCTTTTAAAATGGTTTGGGATCCTTAACACTTTGCTCATATGTTGTTGCAATATTACAAAAGATAAACCAAAGGCTGCACACATGGTGCTGCTACTTCCTAACATATCTGGATCATATAGTCTAAAGTCTAAACTCTAAACGACAAAATGACAAAATGAAAAAAGCTGTTTGGTCTGCTGTACAAATAGAGAACTAAATAATAGACTGGTTGTTGAAAATTACTTGACATACCTGCTGCTCTTTTCCAGTAGGCTTACGTCTATCTCCAGCACGTTCCACATTAGCAGTGGTAGTGGGTGAATTTTGTATACTTTGATATGTAGGGCCAGAAATATTTTCGTAGCTAAGGGAAAATGATCGATCATTACAATGACCATGTTCTTCTTTAATATCCAAAGGCCCTGATCTATTCCTTAAAGCATCTGTGGGACTTGGTGTGTCCAAGAGTACAGGTGCTTGATTGTTACTCACATCTTTAGAGGACCAAAGCTCATCAGAATTATCAAGACTTACATGGCCATATATGGGGTCATCATTGCTGCAAAATCATCACTTGTGAGAATATTCAGTCAGATAGATGCCGTGGTAAAATACAAAGACTAATAACTATAAGGATATATGCATGTCTAAAATTGTTTACTGTTAACTAGGAACTTCggtatttctttccaatgttgCCCATCACATGCACGTATGATAAAAGCCAAGGGGAAGCCTTGTTTCCTAGTTTAAAGAGTAAAGTTGTTCGAAAATTTCACATCATAGTCAACCCTTTTTCAAATTGAATGATTTTACTTTAATGTTGCAGCTACAAATGCATTGCACATAAGTTTCACAGGAATAGATTGGAAGGAGCTTAAACCAAGATGGAGCAGTGTGTAAATAATTGTGAAAAGTGGTGAATAAGAATACAATAGTTAAGTTAACAGGAGAGTTTAGCCCATTTTAGACTTCAGAAATTCAGGAAAGaaatcaatataaacaaatcCAGGACACTTGTGATCATAATGCTACAATGCTATCAGACATATGCTTGTATCAGATATAGAATAATATAGATaatccattttacctgaaaattCGATCAAGGTCATCAAAACTTCCTATGTTAGCCCAGtcataatcaacaaaatcaccTTGTTCTTTACCTTCTTCagcattttgaaaaaaatcagcATCCTTTTCATGATATGTGGTCTCTTCTGTCAAGCATTTATACAATTAAGAATGGAAAAATATAGCTAATATCATgcatattcattatttttatattatgacGGTGGGATGTAAGCACAAAAAAACATCAGCAGACAGACGCCTGCACAAACAAAAACGTGTAGACAAATATGAGACATGCTATCTACTAATAATTCCAACAATTAGCAATTTTACCACCTCTTGATGTACTGAGTTTGCTAAGTTCACCTCGATGTGTAGATAGTTCAGTACCCAGAGAACCCTGCTCAATTTTAGTTGCACTGGATAAAGACAGGTCATGCCATGAGGTTTCTCCGTATCCTGAGTCAGGTAGTCCTCCACTATTATCAAGGTTGGAACTGCTTCCTAGTTTTTCATGAAAATCAGTTTTAGCCTCTGGTTGCTTCAGCTTGCTAAGCTTACACACAGCTGATTCCTGATTTACTTCTTTCTTGTTTCTAACATCTTCACTTGCCTCAGGAAAAGGCACAATATGGTCATCACTCTCACCTCCCTCATCCCATATTATATTAGCAAGCTGAAAATTTTGCAGTGTTAaacaatgatattttttatggtgttgagtaaaaaaataagaGTACTCTTTAGAAGCTGATAGTAGCAGCATGAGTAGACACAAGGAAGAAGGGAAATGTATAAGAATGAGGATTTGACAGTAGAAAATTTTACGTCATCTTTATAAGGTATCACATCTATTAGAAGGAAAAAGATGAAAGACATGATGGGATTCGTGTCTGAATTACGCATCAGAGAATATTACATATACAAAGAGCTATAAGTACAAGGATTCATAGTTATTAGTTACCCCAATTGCAATAACTACATAGAATCTCAGAATTACTCTATTTACATTATTTCGAACACTACCCCTCAAGTTGTGCGCCAAGCTTGTAACATACAGAACTGATTCAAAGACCTCTCAATGACTTAACGAAGACACCTCCCAATTGATCATTGTCCGTTGAAATTTATGAAGCAACGTCAATTCTTTAAGAAACTTTTTGAGCCAAATAAGTTCATAGGTGGCTGAGGCTATGGCTTGATACTCTGCTTCTACACTTAACTTTGCCATAATATTATGTTTCTTCATTTTCCgaaagatcaaattatcaccaataaaaatacaataattcaCATTCCAAAATATAACGAGGTAGCTCTTGGAAAAAGAGTATTGTATGAAGACAAAGGTCATACATCAAAAGTACGATATTGTAATTTCAATTACATTGAATCAACCAAAATTACCCTATTTACATTATTTCTAACATCATTTCTATAATTCAAAAGATGACAAGCTCTTTGAGCTAACATAGGATATATCCATTCAATTGTTCATTTCAGAGAAATACTCATCTGTTTCCGTAGCTCATAGACTCAAATGCTAccatatattataaatttgcaACTTCTTACAAAgcgtaattttttttagtattgtGTGGGATCATGAAACTACTGATCATAATATATTGCTTGGGATCTTGTCCCTTTACCTTCTAGCAAAACTATTGTTGATCGCCAATTGATCTTTACTGTCAACATTGGCCTTGGTGGAAAAAATGATTGAATAAACAAGGTATGCAGAATACCTTACATACGTTAACATGGTCACCACAGGCTTGATTTAGGAGCTTCACAAAAATGGTGGTCTTCTAGGATGCAGTCTAAGTCAAGCCAATCATACACNNNNNNNNNNNNNNNNNNNNNNNNNNNNNNNNNNNNNNNNNNNNNNNNNNNNNNNNNNNNNNNNNNNNNNNNNNNNNNNNNNNNNNNNNNNNNNNNNNNNNNNNNNNNNNNNNNNNNNNNNNNNNNNNNNNNNNNNNNNNNNNNNNNNNNNNNNNNNNNNNNNNNNNNNNNNNNNNNNNNNNNNNNNNNNNNNNNNNNNNNNNNNNNNNNNNNNNNNNNNNNNNNNNNNNNNNNNNNNNNNNNNNNNNNNNNNNNNNNNNNNNNNNNNNNNNNNNNNNNNNNNNNNNNNNNNNNNNNNNNNNNNNNNNNNNNNNNNNNNNNCACTCTTTCTCAAACATTCACAAAAAATGATGATCACTCAAGCCTAACCTTCCTATGAGTATCCCACCAGATTGAATAGAAAACCTATGAAAGAGAGGGAAGCCTTTCCTTTCTTTCAAAAGTCCTAACTCTCTCAACAAACATAGCAAAGGTGAAAATTAAGGTCCCATTATACTCTGAAGTCTGAACAGGCATGGTTGCTTGTATACGGTGTTgcaaatatttgttttcaagTCATAGCAGGTAGCAAAATCCTACTCCACGGGAAACGTTTGCCAGATTATCACAATCATAGAGTTCCAAAGCCAGTAACAAAAATGAGTCTTCACCATCCAAACGCACAATGTCATGGTCGTTCTTCTCTGGAGCATTCCCTTTAATGATCCAATTTTGTACAACCCTTGAGAGTCGTGGGAATATGCTGAGCTCACTGTAATTTCTATTAAGGCTGTATGTTTCATCAAGAATAGGAAGATCATTTGGGTCTGAACGAGTTCAATCATTGGATTGTTCTGAACAGTGAAAATGAAGTAGTACAATATGTACATGCCATATGGAAGTCTTTAAAAGGTGATATAAACTGGCTTAGGGTGAAATGAGGATGTTGGCTACCGTCTATAAATAAGATTGGGGTTATGACATCACCCTAACCTTAAGGAGAGGCCATATAAGGGTGCTGACCCCTGAAAAGAATAAGGAAAAGGATGTCAGCGAGCACACTGGTGCAGGAAGCAGTGCCATTGAACTTCAGGAAGCCAGTGCGTGAACTACAAGGGCCAAAATGCAATACGCACATGTGGCACATGAAGAGGCTGATGACCAAGAAACTTCAAGGGTTAGCTGATCTTGGGGCAGTGCACCTCTGGGTGTGATCaccagtaaaaaaaaaa from Cicer arietinum cultivar CDC Frontier isolate Library 1 chromosome 5, Cicar.CDCFrontier_v2.0, whole genome shotgun sequence carries:
- the LOC101505199 gene encoding protein LNK2 isoform X7 gives rise to the protein MFDWNDEELANIIWDEGGESDDHIVPFPEASEDVRNKKEVNQESAVCKLSKLKQPEAKTDFHEKLGSSSNLDNSGGLPDSGYGETSWHDLSLSSATKIEQGSLGTELSTHRETTYHEKDADFFQNAEEGKEQGDFVDYDWANIGSFDDLDRIFSNDDPIYGHVSLDNSDELWSSKDVSNNQAPVLLDTPSPTDALRNRSGPLDIKEEHGHCNDRSFSLSYENISGPTYQSIQNSPTTTANVERAGDRRKPTGKEQQVCQIYRPMNQLKTQKKSQIKQEGKGLQDFYGNWSSSATSARQFENQLTPSVLQSSSSSILGQLKQLPGPETLYQNIINPYLAPFVYGNLTNTYPAMPMLSQIQLGNLRHQYVLSGYETSPGMVNPLKSYEGLVKPQTMTPQEKIEKLRRRQQMQAMLAIQKQQQVLGHQVPCTSKSIAQKCHPEIQTHLSDRTDPNIEDLNTLPAPDLPIEQDDSNTISLAIDDDFVEETILHRLQDIISKLDVKTRLCIRDSLLRLAQSAMRRHYSSDTSSTNKNNKEEHEVFAREESSTQNRCAGMPDVETETNSIDRTVARLLFHRPVELKGNFSDKLESLISTKVQCKSKTANQVNFPMRCLKEEDLRSNEQFSHLGLENPCPSFEVQPMDQIKNSSCMDTSENASNPQELEASQ